One part of the Sesamum indicum cultivar Zhongzhi No. 13 linkage group LG14, S_indicum_v1.0, whole genome shotgun sequence genome encodes these proteins:
- the LOC110013116 gene encoding LOW QUALITY PROTEIN: cytokinin dehydrogenase 1-like (The sequence of the model RefSeq protein was modified relative to this genomic sequence to represent the inferred CDS: substituted 1 base at 1 genomic stop codon), with product KGEVVVCSEEKNADFFHAVLGGLGQFGIITRARISLEPAPKMVKXIRVLYSDFSTFARDQEHLISAENTFDYIDSYIPSTLFVTEVSYVEFLDRVHAAELKLRSKGLWELPYPWLNLLVPRSKIHSFAEGVFGSILTDTNNGPVLVYPVNKSK from the exons AAAGGAGAAGTGGTAGTATGTTCAGAGGAGAAGAATGCTGACTTCTTTCATGCTGTCCTGGGTGGACTTGGCCAGTTTGGTATAATAACTCGAGCAAGAATCTCTTTAGAACCAGCACCAAAGATG GTAAAGTGAATCAGAGTGCTTTATTCAGATTTCTCCACTTTTGCGAGAGACCAAGAGCATTTAATATCTGCAGAGAACACCTTTGATTACATAGACAG CTACATCCCCTCAACACTCTTTGTTACAGAAGTTTCATACGTAGAATTCTTGGACAGGGTCCATGCTGCAGAACTAAAACTACGGTCAAAAGGACTTTGGGAACTTCCATACCCATGGCTCAATCTACTTGTTCCAAGAAGCAAAATACACAGCTTTGCTGAAGGTGTTTTTGGCAGCATTCTAACAGACACAAATAATGGCCCGGTACTTGTCTACCCAGTGAATAAATCAAAGTAA